The proteins below are encoded in one region of Scyliorhinus torazame isolate Kashiwa2021f chromosome 8, sScyTor2.1, whole genome shotgun sequence:
- the plcxd2 gene encoding PI-PLC X domain-containing protein 2 isoform X2, translating into MCNFRGKQDVEDGIKLSNTKGSHDSFSFWIDEKSPVGPDQPVMVRHLAGIFRSFWKKMMKKWSVTQSLTFREQLEAGIRYFDLRVSTKPGEDDELYFIHGLFGSKVFDGLTEINNFLKAHTKEVIFLDFNHYYEMQDSNHAYLIQMLQKTFGSKLCRANLVEEITLQYLWEHRYQVLVFYHHPMAHDFPFLWPGNQMPAPWANTTDAQKLVQFLETTLNERAKRGTFHVSQAILTPQTRTVIRGLIVGLRDSLVARNLPTIMNWVKSQKPGVNGVNIITSDFVELVDFATTVIKLNNLLLHDRTKRGLI; encoded by the exons GATCTCATGATTCCTTCAGTTTCTGGATAGATGAAAAATCTCCTGTTGGCCCGGATCAGCCAGTTATGGTGAGACACCTGGCTGGAATTTTCCGATCTTTCTGGAAGAAGATGATGAAGAAGTGGTCGGTGACACAGAGCTTGACCTTTCGGGAGCAGCTGGAGGCCGGCATTCGCTATTTTGACCTTCGGGTTTCCACCAAACCCGGAGAAGATGATGAGCTTTATTTCATCCACGGCCTGTTTGGTAGCAAGGTTTTTGACGGTCTGACAGAAATTAACAATTTCTTGAAAGCTCATACCAAAGAGGTGATCTTTCTGGATTTCAATCATTACTATGAAATGCAGGATTCAAACCATGCATACCTTATCCAAATGCTTCAGAAGACCTTTGGATCCAAACTCTGCAGGGCCAATTTAGTTGAGGAAATAACACTCCAGTATTTATGGGAGCACCGATATCAG GTGCTTGTGTTTTACCACCACCCCATGGCCCACGACTTTCCCTTCCTCTGGCCAGGGAACCAGATGCCAGCCCCCTGGGCAAACACTACTGATGCACAGAAGTTGGTGCAGTTCCTGGAGACGACGTTGAATGAGCGGGCAAAGCGAGGAACCTTTCACGTGTCGCAGGCCATCCTGACACCTCAGACCAGGACGGTCATTCGAGGACTGATTGTTGGACTACGCGATTCTCTTGTCGCAAG AAACCTTCCAACAATAATGAATTGGGTTAAATCTCAAAAGCCTGGTGTGAATGGTGTCAACATTATCACGTCTGACTTTGTGGAACTTGTTGACTTTGCTACGACTGTGATCAAGTTGAACAACTTGCTGCTGCATGACAGGACCAAACGTGGACTAATTTAG